Part of the Notamacropus eugenii isolate mMacEug1 chromosome 5, mMacEug1.pri_v2, whole genome shotgun sequence genome is shown below.
CTGTTATTACATCTTTAAATCAAATTACAATTTGCTTCTCTAcagaaataacaagaaaaataaactatGTTTGCATTCTTTTTAAGTCCAATATTTACTGGCACCAAATTctttttccaaaattatttttcacttcATTTAGAGTATAAGAAAATAAGATTATGTTTGTCAAATTTTTAGAGTGTGTATGTTCTGCAAAGGGAAGACTTCTTACATTTAATTAGCAAACTGCTATTgcattgtattttttctttctggataaaTGATATTTTTCCTCAGTGTGTATCTATATCTTCCTCCCACCAGATTAGAACGTCCATGAAGACAGAAACTGTGATTTCCCCATCACACTGGAAGTTCCTCAAGAGCTgaaaccattttttctcttttgtaatggACCTTACATAGCAAGCAGAGAGCCATACAGGATCAGTCATTGCTGTGGTCTATTTGATTGATGAGGCAAATCACAAAAATTTCCCTCTTGGCCTATCTTCCTTGAATGCTTTGTTCAAAACGGTTGTGCCTACTGTTTCCCATGATCAGAATTTCAGAACTTCTTAGGCTGAAGTATTTTAAGAATTCGGATTCGGATTTCCTTGGTCTTGATGCTATAGACAATGGGATTGAGCATGGGGGGAACAAGGAAATGCAGGTAAGAGAGAAGCATGTAGACCTGGGCCGGCATCTTTCTCCCAAAGCGATGGATCATAGATAGGCTGACTAGTGGTGTGTAGAAGAGCAAGACAGCAAAAATATGTGAGATGCAGGTATTGAGGGCTTTGAGTCTTTCTGCATTAGAGGCAATGCTCAGAACAGTATAGAGAATCAACACATAGGAGAAGAGGATCAGCAGAGCATCAAGCCCCAGGGTGGAGAGCATCACAAAGAGTCCAAGTGCGCTATTGACCCGAGTGTTGGAGCAGGCCAACTTCAGAACATCAGGGTGGACGCAGTAGGAATGAGAAAGGGTGCTAACGGATCGGAAATTTAGGTGGTTAAGGAGAACAGGTAGGGGCAGATGAAGGGCAGTACTTCGAGTGACAATAGCCAATCCAATGATACCAATGCGCCAGTTGGTAAGGATGGTGGCATAACGCAATGGCTCACGAATGGCAACACAGCGATCAAAAGCCATGGCGAGAAGCACAGCAGATTCAATGACTGAGAAGGTGTGGATAAAGAACAGCTGTGCAAAGCATGTAGCTGCATTCATTTTCCTATTGCCCAAAAGGAAGACAGCCAACATGGAAGGTAATGTGGATGCAGAGAGACCCAAGTCTGCCATTGAGAGCATGGAGAGGAAAAGGTACATGGGGGTGTGGAGGGTAGGCACTGATTTGACAATGTACATAATGGCAATGTTGCCtaggaaagaaaggaggtagATGGAACAGACTGGAATGGCAGTCCAGTAGTGGGCATCTTCTAGCCCTGGTAGGTCCATCAAGATGAAGATGAAGGAGCTGCCATTGCTGATGTTGGAAATCAACATGGTGAGCAAGAGTATTGTTGATCTTGAACAAAATTGTAAAATCAGGTAAATTGTCTTGTTGGCCCTTCTCCTTTCAACAAAGCAGCCAAGGATCACAAATAGTGGCTCTTAATAGATCTACTCTTCttacctcctcttcctccttcctaatTGATCATCTACCCTTGTATTCTTACCTATTCCTTCAGATAGGCAAGTATACATAATGGTTTAATGTATTAGATTGCTATCATGAAGTAATTGTAAAACATATTTAAGTTTTGTTCAATATTCTCTTCTGTGGGGACTTCAGAAAAAATTCTGGTGAATTTTCTTAATGAAGAATCTTATAAATGTTGTAAACTCTTGAACAATGCTGGGACAACTTAATTGAAGGCCTATTAAGTAAATAATTAAAGGTGTTGTACAAATGACTCTGATAGTTCCTGACCTGAAAGGTAAGTGTGGACAAAGCCTTCTTCACATCtcttctgaaagaaagaaaaaaaattaaacgtAAAACTCAGAAAATTTTTCATTAGAAATTGGGAACAGtagtgggagaaggaaggaataaaagattGCAAAATTGGGTAAATTGTGTTGTTAGTCTTCTCCTTTCAACAAAGATAAGTATTAGTATAAATTTGCTGTGTCTGGTATCCTATTGATCCTCTTTTTTCATTgctgaatgtaaaaacaaaaaataatggaagaaaagagaatataataaaGTATCTTAAACCCATAGGCAATTACTACAATCATGGACTGAAATATGGTAATCAGAAAAAGCAATTCAGATTCTGAAATATATATAAttactaaacaaaacaaacaaacaaacaacaacaaaacgaaacaaaaaggTAAATTTTGGCCCAAAGTCACTGGAAAGATTAAGGGCAAGCCACCCGGAAGATTTTTAACTACAAGGCAAAAGAGTTAGGGGgatttaggaagttttcctttcaattaaatggaaaattagttttaaaaggTGTTTATAGCTGTTAGACATTAGTGAGAATGATCCAAAATTATACCTTGAACTTTTTCTTACCATGGAAATTGCTCTAAaacaggaattttcttttctttttttttgatgtgtATCATGGGACTACCTTTTGGCAGGTAATCTATGGAAGGCCCCCTGctcagaatcatattttcaaATGCCTAATATACAATAAACAAGATTATAAAAAGTTATAGTATAATATAGTGCTCAAAATATTAAACTCTGCATTGACCCAAAACCCAAGACGTATTCTGAAGCATTATCCTAAAATATAACAGCTGTTAACATTGAAGTTGACCTGTTTGTACAATTTTATATCTTCAATTTTTTAacgaaaaaataatttcttctatcTCAAGCAAAATGGATAGGGTTTATATCTTCTCCTTGAATCATATGACTGTAATGGGACATCACTGTAATCTAGAAACAAAGTACCTCAAACTACAGTTTCTGTTTTAATGTGGgaaatataaatgtgtgtatacatacatacacacaaatatataatatctgcataatttatgtatgtatatatgtatttgtgtgtatatttgtttgtttaaagGTTGAACTGACTCTGCAAATTTTAGGAAGTAAAGCAAAGTGCCATAACACACATACTTGACCTCAAGGAAGAAATGTTGATGGGAACTTTCTGGTGCCTGAGAGTCACCTTTTAAtgagaattctttcaatgaccatTTAACAACACTTTTAAAGCATGAGACCCATCTGTCTTTCCACCAGACCAGACCTCTTAAGGGGAAGGGGCATGTTCAGCAGACAGACCATCAAGTAGATCAGATGTGTGCTCTACTATGGTCACAATGATAATGGCAAGTTCAGAGTTCTGTGAGAGAATTGCTCCCAAAATGCTGTGATTACAATTTCTATTTCTAATGCtgtaaaaatatttctcttcattcacTTAGCTTGGATAAGATGTTGGGGCAGGAAATGGTGATATAATTATTACTAATGATGGTGCAATCATCCTGAGAGTGCTAAAGGTACAATATCCATCCTGTCACTAAATTTCTCTGTGAATTCGATGctctgaaaaacaaagaaattagtaATAGGACAACTTTATGGTTGCCAGGAACATAGGTAAAATCCAATGGTAATATTATTTATACTTTTTGGTCTGTAAGTGATCTAGATGGGTTTGAGGGTTTGGAAATCTATGGAATCCTCAAGGCAGTCTGAGATAGAAAGAGACTTCTCTTTGGCAGATACATTCCATTTTACTCCTCCATAATACTACTCGTAAATTTCAGGGTATGCTAAGAGACAAGATCTATCAatgaataatgatgataataatagttagcatttttatagtgctgtaaagtttgcaaagatcTTCATAAATACTATTTCactgattctcataacaactctgggatgtAGAtaatattgttatccccattttacagatgagagaacagaggcagacagaagttgagacatgcccagtgtcacatagctagcaagtatctgagactggagttgaactctgatctttctgaGGTTAGGCTCATAActctattttctctgcctcctctatGCCTCAGTGAAAACACAGTAAGAGAtggaaatacatgaaaaaaacatTCCTTTAGCAGGGGTAATACCTAAACATGGCAGTCAGGAAATTACGGTTGATATCCAGAGAATGGTCTTCTTCTAGATTTTTGACTTTAATTAAAAGACATTTACCTTATAAACAAATATTAGTCCTTTATGGCttgagaggcaagaaaaaatagCCATTGTTAGACCTACAAAAGTTCTTTTGTTgacttctttattcttttttttaaaaaaataaaacttttattcctcacttgaaaataaaaattttaatgtaaaaatacaGCGAAGAAGTAGCACATTTGTGCGGATATTTTCAAGTATAGCATCAATGAGTATAAGAGGGGATAGTAGAATCTTCACTGTTTTCATGGGGTGATATTGGTGCCAGGTTACAGGTACTGGTAAAAAGTTAGTATATCATTGAGGCTAAGAAAGGAATCAGGGAATTCAGATTGTAAACACTGGAgtaaaaattttcagttttactGATGAAATGACTGCATGGGATGAACAGATTTCAGAATAAAGTAGTACCTGTCTTGTATGTCTCTCTCCCCAAACAGACTTATGACTTCAGAAAGTAGACACTGTAAATAAAGGTAGCTACATAGAACACTGAATAAAgagatagacttggagtcaggagaacctgagtgcATATCTCACCTTGGTTTACTAGCGATGTGATGCTGCCACTTAAACTCTGTCAACttaagttttctcctctgtaaaatgggggtgatagtaGAACTTATCTCtgagaactgttgtgaggattaaatgtgatTACATTTGTAAAGGCTTTTACAAGCTTTGAAGAGCTATATACTGGTTATTATTATATGATCTCCTTTTTGCCTTCATGGATCAGAGGCTAGTATTCCATCTCAGTAgtaccttaataaatatttgttgaattgataaGGATTAATATATAGTCTAGATCTGTGGTTTAATTGATATAGGGAAGTCCTGGGAGGGGAAATC
Proteins encoded:
- the LOC140508758 gene encoding olfactory receptor 51G2-like; this translates as MLISNISNGSSFIFILMDLPGLEDAHYWTAIPVCSIYLLSFLGNIAIMYIVKSVPTLHTPMYLFLSMLSMADLGLSASTLPSMLAVFLLGNRKMNAATCFAQLFFIHTFSVIESAVLLAMAFDRCVAIREPLRYATILTNWRIGIIGLAIVTRSTALHLPLPVLLNHLNFRSVSTLSHSYCVHPDVLKLACSNTRVNSALGLFVMLSTLGLDALLILFSYVLILYTVLSIASNAERLKALNTCISHIFAVLLFYTPLVSLSMIHRFGRKMPAQVYMLLSYLHFLVPPMLNPIVYSIKTKEIRIRILKILQPKKF